The proteins below come from a single Desulfitobacterium metallireducens DSM 15288 genomic window:
- the glyQ gene encoding glycine--tRNA ligase subunit alpha: MKFQDMILTLNQFWGEQGCILAQPYDMEKGAGTFNPNTFLRALGPEPWKVAYVEPSRRPTDGRYGENPNRLQHYFQYQVIIKPSPDNIQELYLQSLERLGIDVKEHDIRFVEDNWESPTLGAWGLGWEVWLDGMEVTQFTYFQQCGGIECKPVSSEITYGLERLATYIQNKESVFDIEYVGDVTYGDIYLQNEIDYSHYNFEVADIESLQTWFNMYEKEATRVVEKGLVLPAYDYVLKCSHTFNLLEARGAISVTERTTYIARVRNLAKLCAQAYVEQREKLGFPLLKDQADKEVK; this comes from the coding sequence ATGAAATTTCAAGATATGATCTTGACCCTGAATCAGTTTTGGGGTGAACAAGGCTGTATTTTAGCTCAGCCTTATGATATGGAAAAAGGAGCGGGAACCTTTAACCCGAACACATTTTTGCGGGCCCTTGGTCCGGAACCCTGGAAGGTTGCTTATGTTGAACCTTCACGGCGTCCAACGGATGGCCGCTATGGCGAGAATCCAAACCGCTTACAGCATTATTTTCAGTATCAAGTGATCATAAAACCCTCACCAGATAATATTCAAGAGCTTTACCTGCAGAGTTTGGAGCGGCTTGGTATTGATGTAAAAGAACATGATATTCGGTTCGTTGAGGATAACTGGGAATCCCCGACCCTTGGTGCGTGGGGACTCGGTTGGGAAGTCTGGCTTGATGGGATGGAAGTGACTCAGTTCACCTACTTCCAGCAATGCGGGGGAATTGAATGTAAGCCGGTTTCTTCGGAAATCACGTATGGATTGGAAAGACTAGCCACCTATATTCAAAATAAAGAAAGCGTCTTCGATATCGAGTATGTCGGCGATGTAACCTATGGGGATATTTATTTACAAAACGAGATCGACTATTCTCATTACAATTTTGAAGTGGCTGATATCGAATCCCTTCAAACCTGGTTTAATATGTATGAAAAGGAAGCCACTCGCGTCGTAGAAAAAGGTTTAGTTTTGCCAGCTTATGACTATGTGCTTAAATGCTCCCATACGTTTAACCTCCTGGAAGCTCGAGGTGCTATTAGTGTTACGGAGCGTACAACGTATATTGCCCGAGTCCGTAATTTAGCGAAGCTCTGTGCCCAAGCCTATGTGGAACAACGGGAAAAACTCGGCTTCCCGCTCCTTAAAGATCAAGCCGACAAGGAGGTTAAATAA
- the deoC gene encoding deoxyribose-phosphate aldolase: protein MNLAGMIDHTLLKPDATEKDIVKLCHEAKQYQFATVCVNGSYARTASKILHGTGIGVAVVVGFPLGATLTEIKVAEVFAAKAHGAREIDMVMNIGWAKSGDWEAVEKDIVRVVEAAHCCGVVVKVIIETSLLTEEEKHQAAEIVKHSGAEFIKTSTGFAGGGATVEDVRNLKAWVGEGVKVKASGGIRTRELALQLVEAGAERIGASAGIELIKE, encoded by the coding sequence ATGAATCTAGCAGGAATGATTGACCATACGTTACTGAAGCCTGACGCGACAGAGAAGGATATTGTAAAACTTTGCCACGAAGCGAAGCAATACCAATTTGCGACCGTTTGTGTGAATGGATCCTATGCGCGTACAGCCTCGAAAATTCTTCATGGGACAGGTATTGGGGTAGCGGTTGTGGTTGGATTTCCTTTAGGCGCGACCCTAACGGAGATAAAAGTGGCTGAGGTTTTTGCGGCGAAAGCCCATGGAGCACGCGAAATTGATATGGTTATGAATATCGGCTGGGCAAAGTCAGGAGACTGGGAAGCCGTTGAAAAAGATATCGTTCGCGTCGTGGAAGCTGCACATTGTTGTGGGGTTGTCGTTAAGGTAATTATTGAAACGAGTCTTCTCACTGAAGAAGAAAAACATCAAGCGGCTGAAATCGTGAAACACTCTGGTGCGGAATTCATCAAAACATCGACGGGCTTTGCGGGTGGCGGGGCCACGGTTGAGGATGTCCGCAATCTGAAGGCTTGGGTAGGCGAGGGAGTCAAAGTCAAAGCCTCAGGTGGAATTCGGACGCGCGAATTGGCCTTACAACTCGTCGAAGCTGGCGCGGAGCGAATAGGAGCTAGCGCTGGGATTGAGCTCATCAAAGAGTAG
- a CDS encoding helix-turn-helix transcriptional regulator, producing the protein MELTERQTRIVEIVKNSSPITGEQIATKLDLTRATLRPDLTILTMAGVLEARPRVGYFYKENHEPSALLVRLRQLRVGDFKSIPAAIRPNISNYDAIVTMFTQNVGSLIVVSEEHELLGMISRKDLLKAALGKTDLQQVPVGVIMTRMPNIIMTMSDEPVLEAAKKLMQHQIDTLPVVETFIDEHGDERYEVVGRFTKTNVTKILVQIGTLGQ; encoded by the coding sequence TTGGAATTGACGGAACGTCAAACGCGTATTGTAGAAATTGTGAAAAATTCGAGTCCGATTACAGGGGAACAGATTGCAACAAAGTTGGACTTGACCCGAGCCACCTTGCGTCCCGATTTAACGATACTGACGATGGCAGGGGTTTTAGAAGCTCGTCCGAGAGTCGGTTATTTTTACAAAGAGAATCATGAACCTTCTGCTTTATTGGTACGGTTACGTCAGCTCCGAGTTGGGGACTTTAAGTCTATACCGGCCGCGATAAGACCGAATATAAGTAACTATGATGCGATTGTCACGATGTTTACCCAAAATGTCGGTAGTCTGATTGTCGTCTCCGAAGAACATGAACTTTTGGGTATGATTTCACGAAAAGATTTACTGAAAGCCGCCTTAGGAAAGACGGACCTGCAACAAGTGCCAGTGGGTGTGATCATGACTCGCATGCCCAATATCATCATGACAATGTCTGATGAACCTGTTTTGGAAGCTGCTAAAAAATTAATGCAGCACCAAATCGATACGTTACCCGTGGTGGAAACGTTCATTGATGAGCATGGAGATGAACGTTACGAAGTTGTGGGACGTTTTACAAAAACGAATGTTACGAAGATCTTAGTTCAAATTGGAACGCTGGGCCAATAG
- a CDS encoding pyruvate, water dikinase regulatory protein: MTREIPVIYVISDALGETAEFVSRASAAQFSGVRTRIRMVPHVRDEAHIDEILDEAVQDNAILAYTLVLNNLRHYLEVKATEKGLRTVDILGPLMKLLSEETGLEPSNIPNITHRLDETYFRKVEAIEFAVKYDDGKDPRGVLFADVVLIGVSRTSKTPLSMYLAHKGIKAANIPLVPEVAPPQELFEVSPRKVVGLTLRPDHLNEIRTARLRTLGLGASADYASLERIMEELEYARGIMRKVGCPILDATGKAVEETAALILEILYKGERNV; this comes from the coding sequence GTGACAAGAGAAATACCCGTGATTTATGTAATCTCGGATGCTTTAGGAGAAACGGCAGAGTTTGTGAGCCGAGCCTCTGCAGCACAGTTTAGCGGAGTCCGAACGAGGATTCGGATGGTGCCCCATGTACGGGATGAAGCTCATATCGATGAAATTTTAGATGAAGCGGTCCAAGATAACGCGATTTTAGCCTATACTTTGGTTTTGAACAATTTGCGACATTATCTTGAAGTGAAGGCCACTGAAAAAGGATTAAGAACAGTGGATATTCTCGGCCCACTTATGAAGCTATTATCTGAAGAAACGGGCTTAGAACCTAGCAATATTCCGAACATTACGCATCGTTTAGACGAAACGTATTTCCGTAAAGTTGAAGCGATTGAGTTCGCGGTTAAATATGACGATGGGAAAGATCCACGCGGCGTACTCTTTGCTGATGTGGTGCTCATTGGAGTCTCTCGAACCTCAAAAACTCCGCTGAGTATGTACTTAGCACATAAGGGAATTAAGGCCGCTAATATTCCTCTCGTCCCTGAAGTTGCACCGCCACAGGAGTTATTCGAGGTTTCTCCACGAAAAGTCGTTGGGCTGACGTTAAGGCCAGACCATTTAAATGAGATTAGAACGGCCCGTTTAAGAACCTTGGGGCTGGGTGCTTCTGCGGATTATGCCAGTCTAGAACGTATCATGGAAGAATTAGAATATGCTCGTGGAATTATGCGTAAGGTAGGATGCCCAATTCTTGATGCCACAGGAAAAGCTGTTGAAGAAACAGCAGCCTTAATTTTAGAAATATTATATAAGGGGGAGCGAAATGTTTAA
- the ppdK gene encoding pyruvate, phosphate dikinase has product MFKKYVYLFREGKASMRDLLGGKGANLAEMTNIGLPVPPGFTITTEACNEYYTVGAQFPAGLWEQITPSLKDIEASTGKLFGDQKNPLLVSVRSGAKFSMPGMMDTILNLGLNDQTVQGLADSTQNERFAYDSYRRFIQMFGNVVLEIEHHLFERILDDAKSKQGVTYDSELSTASLKSVVEEYKKLIQKETGNPFPQEPMKQLEQAVLAVFRSWNNDRAIVYRKINSIPDDIGTAVNVQSMVFGNMGNDSGTGVAFTRSPSTGEKALYGEYLMNAQGEDVVAGIRTPQPIKSLEQENKAIYDQFVEISSRLEAHYRDMQDIEFTIEKGRLYFLQTRNGKRTAAAAIRVAVELCREGVISKEEAITRIEPGQLDQLLHRRMDTQAKLEVLAKGLPASPGAASGKIVFDADEAERLGKNGEKVILLRTETTPDDIHGILAAQGILTSRGGMTSHAAVVARHMGKPAVCGCEALKIDYAEHTVTIDGVVYTEGTVLSIDGATGRVIKGAVPMIDPELSEEFKQLLVWADEVRSLRVLANADNPKDAQKARDFGAQGIGLCRTEHMFMDPARIPIVQEMILSQNLEEREIALAKLLPMQEEDFYGILKAMAGLPVIIRLLDPPLHEFLPDVEDLVVEVTKLKLTGANPAELQEKEALLRKVRALDELNPMLGHRGCRLGVTFPEIYAMQARAIFQASARLVKEGFEIHPEVMIPLVIHVKELESLRKLTEDTAADVMQEQGVNFAYKVGTMIEVPRAALTADEIGKVADFFSFGTNDLTQTTLGFSRDDAEGKFLPAYLDQKILAQNPFAVLDRDGVGKLMKMAVQLGREANPDIELGICGEHGGEPSSIEFCHLLGLNYVSCSPFRVPLARLAAAQAKVNN; this is encoded by the coding sequence ATGTTTAAGAAGTATGTGTACTTATTTCGTGAAGGAAAAGCCTCTATGCGCGATTTGTTGGGGGGAAAAGGAGCAAACTTGGCTGAAATGACCAATATTGGGTTGCCAGTTCCTCCAGGGTTTACGATTACTACGGAAGCTTGTAACGAATACTACACCGTAGGCGCTCAATTCCCAGCAGGACTTTGGGAACAAATTACCCCCTCGTTAAAAGATATTGAAGCATCTACAGGAAAGTTGTTTGGGGATCAAAAAAATCCGCTTCTCGTTTCCGTTCGTTCGGGAGCTAAATTCTCCATGCCAGGGATGATGGATACGATTCTTAATCTGGGTTTGAATGATCAAACCGTTCAAGGACTGGCGGATTCCACCCAAAATGAACGCTTTGCTTATGATAGCTATCGTCGTTTTATCCAAATGTTTGGAAATGTGGTTCTCGAAATTGAACATCATCTCTTTGAGAGAATTTTGGATGATGCAAAATCAAAACAAGGTGTAACCTATGATTCAGAGCTTTCCACCGCTAGCTTAAAGTCAGTTGTAGAAGAGTATAAAAAATTAATTCAGAAGGAAACGGGTAATCCTTTCCCTCAAGAGCCGATGAAACAGTTGGAACAAGCGGTCCTTGCCGTTTTTCGCTCGTGGAATAATGATCGAGCTATTGTGTATCGGAAAATCAACAGCATTCCAGATGATATCGGAACAGCTGTCAATGTTCAGTCCATGGTTTTCGGAAATATGGGCAATGATTCCGGCACAGGGGTGGCCTTTACACGGAGTCCTTCCACAGGAGAAAAAGCACTTTACGGTGAATATCTGATGAACGCTCAAGGGGAAGATGTCGTTGCTGGAATTCGTACTCCACAGCCGATTAAGTCCCTTGAACAAGAGAATAAAGCGATCTACGATCAATTTGTCGAGATTTCATCACGTCTCGAAGCTCATTATCGGGATATGCAAGATATCGAATTTACGATTGAGAAGGGGCGTCTCTATTTCCTACAAACTCGGAACGGGAAACGGACAGCTGCAGCTGCGATTCGTGTGGCAGTAGAACTCTGCCGTGAAGGGGTAATCTCCAAAGAAGAAGCCATTACGCGAATTGAACCCGGACAACTGGATCAACTTTTACACCGTCGGATGGACACCCAAGCAAAACTTGAAGTTCTCGCCAAAGGCTTACCTGCCTCGCCAGGAGCTGCCTCGGGTAAAATTGTCTTTGATGCGGATGAAGCTGAACGTCTTGGCAAAAATGGCGAAAAGGTTATTTTGTTGCGGACGGAAACAACTCCCGATGATATTCATGGTATTCTTGCTGCCCAAGGAATTTTAACCAGCCGGGGTGGAATGACAAGTCATGCTGCTGTTGTTGCCCGCCATATGGGGAAACCTGCGGTTTGTGGTTGTGAAGCTTTAAAGATCGATTATGCGGAGCATACGGTTACGATTGATGGCGTAGTTTATACTGAAGGAACAGTGCTCTCGATCGATGGGGCTACAGGACGTGTAATTAAAGGTGCTGTCCCGATGATTGATCCGGAACTGAGTGAGGAATTTAAGCAGTTACTCGTTTGGGCGGATGAAGTTCGGAGTTTACGTGTGCTAGCCAATGCGGACAACCCGAAGGATGCACAAAAGGCACGTGACTTTGGCGCTCAAGGGATTGGGCTTTGCCGGACAGAACATATGTTTATGGATCCCGCTCGGATTCCGATTGTTCAAGAAATGATTCTCTCTCAAAACCTTGAGGAACGTGAAATTGCACTCGCTAAACTTTTACCCATGCAGGAAGAAGACTTCTATGGAATCCTCAAAGCGATGGCAGGCCTGCCCGTTATTATTCGTTTACTTGACCCACCGCTTCATGAATTCCTCCCTGATGTTGAAGACCTTGTTGTAGAGGTCACCAAACTCAAATTAACGGGTGCAAATCCAGCCGAACTCCAAGAGAAAGAAGCACTCTTAAGAAAAGTTCGCGCACTTGATGAGTTGAATCCGATGCTCGGACACCGGGGTTGTCGTCTAGGCGTCACCTTCCCTGAAATCTATGCGATGCAAGCTCGGGCTATCTTCCAAGCATCAGCTCGTTTAGTTAAAGAAGGATTTGAAATCCATCCGGAAGTTATGATTCCGCTTGTTATTCATGTTAAAGAATTAGAATCCCTGCGTAAACTTACCGAAGATACGGCAGCAGACGTTATGCAAGAGCAAGGTGTTAATTTTGCCTATAAGGTCGGGACGATGATCGAAGTTCCACGTGCTGCTTTGACTGCAGATGAAATCGGTAAGGTTGCAGACTTCTTCTCCTTCGGAACGAATGACCTTACGCAAACAACCTTAGGCTTCTCTCGTGATGATGCTGAAGGGAAGTTCCTTCCTGCTTACCTCGATCAAAAGATCTTGGCTCAGAACCCCTTTGCCGTGCTCGATCGTGACGGCGTAGGAAAATTGATGAAAATGGCCGTCCAACTTGGACGCGAAGCTAATCCAGACATTGAGCTTGGAATCTGTGGTGAACATGGCGGCGAACCGTCTTCCATTGAGTTCTGCCATCTGTTAGGACTCAATTATGTCTCTTGCTCCCCGTTCCGTGTGCCCCTTGCTCGTTTAGCAGCAGCACAGGCTAAGGTTAACAACTAG
- the glyS gene encoding glycine--tRNA ligase subunit beta, which yields MAKDFLLEIGTEELPAKFAPGVLQQLEDKARKQLLELRLDFSELKIYTTPRRMAVQVTDLAEKQTDLSAEVKGPALKAAHDAEGNPTKAAQGFARGQGVETKDLFVQDLNGVPYVYARKFEAGKPAAELLAQFCLDLINGLHFPKPMRWADLDFRFARPIRWIVALYGAEVIPFEFVGLTSGRVTRGQRTLGHDLELKEPAHYVEDLRQIYVMVDPEERKKVIWEQIQKLAQGVAGTVDEDAGLLEEVMHIVEYPTALMGEVADKYMHLPEAVITTPMKDHQRYFPVRGKDGKLLPYFITVRNGGTHALDKVQAGNEKVLKARLEDAAFYYREDQKQPLADLVGKLEKIVYHDKLGTVRQRVERIRQLAHAITEQLGLGEEKKLWIDRTALLAKADLVTMMVYDFPELQGIMGAEYAALNGEPQEVATGILEHYQPRFAGDVLPQSITGQVVSIADKLDAIVGSFGIGLQPTGSQDPYALRRQAQGVVGILLDAGWDISLEKLFATSYESFNQQGVKLEPLAEILPALHDFFLQRLRYVLQEQGLRYDTIDAVLANAGDSMTRTAKKASVLTEKRETPEFIPYTQAFIRCLNLSKKVETQALNSKDLVDPTEITLSEAITLRKERFDNLVMMGEYDQAYHVASELVPFIEKLFEAVMIMVEDEKLKQARLALLSECVEILGCLGDLSVLA from the coding sequence ATGGCAAAAGATTTCTTATTAGAGATTGGAACAGAAGAACTCCCTGCTAAATTTGCGCCTGGCGTGTTACAGCAGCTTGAAGATAAAGCTCGCAAGCAACTCCTAGAGTTACGTTTAGATTTTTCGGAGTTGAAGATTTATACGACCCCTCGTCGGATGGCGGTACAGGTTACCGATCTTGCAGAAAAACAAACGGATTTATCCGCTGAAGTAAAAGGTCCTGCGCTCAAAGCTGCCCATGATGCGGAAGGAAATCCGACCAAAGCAGCTCAAGGGTTTGCCCGCGGACAGGGTGTGGAGACGAAGGATCTCTTTGTCCAAGACTTAAATGGAGTTCCTTATGTTTATGCGCGTAAATTTGAAGCGGGAAAACCTGCCGCTGAACTTCTAGCTCAGTTTTGTTTAGATCTCATTAACGGCCTGCATTTCCCGAAACCGATGCGCTGGGCAGATCTTGATTTCCGTTTTGCACGTCCGATTCGCTGGATTGTTGCACTCTATGGAGCAGAAGTGATTCCTTTTGAATTTGTCGGTTTGACATCGGGTCGAGTGACTCGGGGTCAACGGACCCTGGGCCATGATCTTGAGCTTAAGGAGCCTGCACACTATGTCGAGGATTTGCGCCAAATTTATGTTATGGTTGATCCAGAAGAACGGAAAAAAGTGATCTGGGAACAGATTCAAAAATTAGCCCAAGGAGTTGCTGGAACGGTTGATGAGGATGCCGGGTTGCTCGAGGAAGTGATGCATATCGTGGAATACCCCACAGCGTTGATGGGGGAAGTGGCTGATAAATATATGCATCTGCCCGAGGCTGTGATTACGACTCCAATGAAAGATCATCAACGGTATTTCCCGGTCCGTGGAAAAGATGGCAAACTGTTACCCTACTTTATTACGGTTCGCAACGGCGGTACCCATGCTTTAGATAAAGTGCAAGCCGGAAATGAAAAGGTTTTGAAGGCCCGTTTAGAAGATGCTGCTTTCTATTATCGCGAGGATCAGAAACAACCTTTGGCTGATTTGGTCGGTAAACTCGAAAAGATTGTTTACCATGATAAGCTCGGAACGGTACGTCAGCGTGTTGAGCGGATACGCCAACTGGCACACGCCATCACAGAACAACTGGGTCTTGGCGAAGAGAAAAAATTGTGGATCGATCGCACAGCACTCCTAGCCAAAGCGGACCTTGTCACGATGATGGTCTACGATTTTCCAGAACTCCAAGGAATTATGGGTGCAGAATATGCAGCCTTAAACGGAGAACCTCAAGAGGTTGCGACTGGGATTTTAGAGCATTATCAACCGCGTTTTGCGGGAGATGTGCTTCCTCAGTCGATTACCGGTCAAGTGGTAAGTATTGCAGACAAACTCGATGCTATTGTCGGGTCGTTCGGAATTGGCCTTCAGCCGACGGGCTCTCAGGATCCCTATGCTTTACGTCGACAAGCCCAAGGGGTTGTGGGAATTCTCCTTGATGCAGGCTGGGATATTTCCTTGGAGAAGCTCTTCGCGACCTCCTATGAAAGCTTTAATCAACAAGGAGTTAAACTTGAACCTCTGGCTGAAATCTTGCCCGCACTCCATGATTTCTTCCTGCAGCGCCTGCGTTACGTTCTTCAAGAGCAAGGACTCCGTTATGACACGATTGATGCGGTGTTGGCTAACGCTGGCGACAGCATGACGCGTACAGCTAAAAAAGCTTCAGTGCTCACTGAAAAACGCGAAACTCCGGAATTCATTCCGTATACGCAAGCCTTTATTCGTTGCTTGAACTTGAGCAAAAAGGTTGAAACTCAGGCTTTAAATAGCAAAGATTTAGTGGATCCGACTGAAATTACGCTCTCGGAAGCGATTACCTTACGCAAAGAGCGCTTTGATAATCTCGTGATGATGGGAGAATATGATCAGGCGTATCATGTCGCTTCGGAACTCGTTCCGTTCATTGAGAAACTCTTCGAAGCTGTCATGATTATGGTTGAAGATGAAAAACTCAAACAAGCGCGACTGGCGCTCTTGAGCGAGTGTGTAGAAATACTCGGTTGCTTAGGAGATTTGAGTGTTTTGGCCTAA
- the recO gene encoding DNA repair protein RecO: MSVYQADALVIRSREYGESDRLLTLFSREQGKLHAVAKGVRKPKSKQRAGAQLFTYADFLIYRGRTLDTVNQASPKESFSHIWGDLDKSLAASAIAELLDIGTVQGQPYPELFTLTLSSFFLLEHIDPALLQSAYALRLLTYLGYRPELLDCAVCGKTIHGIRIYFSPEEGGVVCSDCLGDNARLGRWLQAGSVAFMRQLLTSDVTKLDRLRWNDGMKKEIVTSLQFLCEQTFNKRLKSWSMGNRLANVGQNLSGKGGKVDERNIVDRTGES, translated from the coding sequence TTGAGTGTTTACCAAGCAGATGCGTTGGTGATCCGAAGTCGGGAATATGGTGAATCAGACCGCTTACTAACGCTTTTTTCACGCGAACAGGGTAAACTTCACGCCGTGGCTAAGGGAGTTCGAAAACCTAAAAGCAAACAGAGGGCTGGAGCACAACTCTTTACGTATGCCGATTTTTTGATCTATCGTGGGAGAACGCTGGATACCGTCAATCAGGCTAGTCCTAAAGAAAGCTTTTCTCATATATGGGGTGATTTAGATAAGAGCTTGGCAGCTTCGGCTATAGCAGAGTTGCTGGATATTGGAACGGTTCAGGGTCAGCCTTATCCTGAGTTATTTACCCTAACTTTATCTAGCTTTTTTCTTTTGGAGCATATTGACCCTGCCCTTTTGCAAAGTGCTTATGCTTTACGTTTGCTGACGTATTTGGGATATCGTCCCGAGTTGTTGGATTGTGCAGTCTGTGGGAAAACCATTCATGGAATACGTATCTACTTTAGTCCAGAAGAGGGTGGAGTCGTCTGTAGTGACTGTTTAGGGGATAACGCAAGACTCGGGCGGTGGCTCCAAGCAGGGAGTGTTGCTTTTATGAGGCAGCTCTTAACAAGCGATGTCACAAAATTGGATCGCTTGCGCTGGAATGACGGAATGAAAAAAGAGATTGTAACCAGTCTTCAATTTCTCTGTGAACAGACCTTTAATAAAAGACTCAAGTCATGGAGTATGGGGAACCGTTTGGCAAATGTGGGACAAAATCTGAGTGGGAAGGGCGGTAAGGTTGATGAGCGAAATATTGTGGACAGAACTGGAGAAAGTTGA
- a CDS encoding phosphodiester glycosidase family protein: MFKRKVRLKMIIIFIAFNLVFTVVLSPFIIFYGPFETLKSVAVGSVLTSRHPQVVKAFLSDEKINEIINKNNSVGSGSNVTVQSVDADVDGITIEDIEGNGFKGKVMLIKDPKWIQVAVTKNIGDTGERISDFVRDTGAIAGVTAGGFYDLDGRGNGAYPDGLTVHNGEIVHNNIGNNSTDIVALDNKGKLFVGQITADDVKKKNIQEAVSFWPVLVKDGKRGDFNDNQWGLAPRTAIGQKADGTVIFIVIDGRQPTRSLGARMSDLYNIFLKYGAVNAANLDGGSSSELIYNGKVINKLSDPFGERYIATAFVVIPDE; the protein is encoded by the coding sequence ATGTTCAAACGTAAAGTCCGTCTTAAAATGATTATAATATTTATAGCCTTTAATTTAGTTTTTACTGTAGTTCTTTCTCCCTTTATAATCTTCTATGGTCCATTTGAAACTTTAAAAAGTGTGGCTGTAGGTTCCGTTCTCACATCAAGGCATCCACAGGTTGTTAAGGCCTTTCTCTCCGATGAAAAAATCAATGAAATAATAAACAAAAATAATAGTGTTGGATCGGGTTCTAATGTAACAGTTCAGAGTGTAGATGCAGATGTTGACGGTATTACCATTGAAGATATTGAGGGTAATGGTTTTAAAGGGAAGGTAATGCTGATAAAGGACCCAAAATGGATTCAAGTAGCTGTTACCAAGAACATAGGCGACACAGGAGAACGGATAAGTGACTTTGTTAGAGACACAGGAGCTATTGCGGGAGTAACTGCTGGTGGATTTTACGATCTGGACGGTAGAGGCAATGGTGCATATCCCGATGGACTTACAGTGCATAATGGAGAGATTGTACATAACAATATAGGCAACAATAGTACAGATATAGTAGCGCTTGATAATAAAGGAAAATTATTCGTTGGTCAAATCACAGCGGATGACGTCAAAAAGAAAAACATCCAGGAAGCGGTTTCATTTTGGCCGGTTTTGGTAAAGGATGGAAAGCGAGGCGATTTTAACGACAATCAATGGGGACTCGCACCAAGAACAGCTATCGGACAGAAAGCCGATGGCACTGTAATTTTTATCGTAATTGATGGTCGACAACCCACACGGAGTTTGGGTGCACGTATGAGCGATCTTTATAATATTTTCTTAAAATATGGGGCAGTTAATGCAGCCAATCTAGATGGAGGTTCTTCCTCAGAACTAATATATAATGGAAAAGTTATTAATAAACTTTCGGATCCTTTCGGTGAACGCTATATAGCGACTGCATTTGTGGTTATACCGGATGAGTAA
- a CDS encoding DUF4342 domain-containing protein: protein MSEILWTELEKVDVLRERMGVSYERARFALEANQGDLVKALAELEKEHKEEDGASRWFIDGVKKQMKRLNKTQLNLKHEDKTLLSMSAPLGIALAYTIWKRPTLRMLGLIGAATAAVNHYELEVDSMEEQTEEVEEYDEYPYDIKTVIVPDDEFSENEKVEISE, encoded by the coding sequence ATGAGCGAAATATTGTGGACAGAACTGGAGAAAGTTGATGTTTTGCGTGAGCGTATGGGCGTAAGTTATGAGCGCGCACGTTTTGCCTTAGAAGCGAATCAAGGAGATCTCGTTAAGGCCTTAGCTGAACTTGAAAAAGAACATAAAGAAGAAGACGGGGCTAGCCGATGGTTCATCGATGGCGTTAAGAAGCAGATGAAACGTTTGAACAAAACTCAGCTTAATCTTAAACATGAGGATAAAACACTCCTGAGCATGTCGGCTCCCTTAGGAATCGCTTTGGCATACACGATTTGGAAGCGCCCAACTTTAAGAATGCTTGGGCTTATAGGTGCAGCAACAGCAGCCGTTAATCATTATGAACTCGAAGTAGATTCTATGGAGGAACAAACGGAAGAAGTAGAAGAATACGATGAGTATCCTTACGATATTAAAACCGTGATCGTCCCTGATGATGAATTCTCAGAAAACGAGAAAGTTGAAATTAGCGAATAA